A single genomic interval of Bos indicus isolate NIAB-ARS_2022 breed Sahiwal x Tharparkar chromosome 5, NIAB-ARS_B.indTharparkar_mat_pri_1.0, whole genome shotgun sequence harbors:
- the TNS2 gene encoding tensin-2 isoform X5, giving the protein MKSSGPVERLLRALGRRDSSRATSRPRKAEPHSFREKVFRKKPPVCAVCKAAIDGTGVSCRVCKVATHRKCEAKVTSSCQALPPVELRRNTAPVRRIEHLGSTKSLNHSKQRSTLPRSFSLDPLMERRWDLDLTYVTERILAASFPARPDEQRHRGHLRELAHVLQSKHRDKYLLFNLSEKRHDLTRLNPKVQDFGWPELHAPPLDKLCSICKAMETWLSADPQHVVVLYCKGSKGKLGVIVSAYMHYSKISAGADQALATLTMRKFCEDKVAAELQPSQRRYITYFSGLLSGSIRMNSSPLFLHHVLVPVLPAFEPGAGFQPFLKIYQSMQLVYTSGIYHVAGPGPQQLCISLEPALLLKGDVMVTCYHKGSRGTDRTLVFRVQFHTCTIHGPRLTFSKDQLDEAWTEERFPFQASVEFVFSSSPEKIKGNTPRNEPSVSVDYNTAEPAVRWDSYENFNLHHEDSADDSVTHTRGPLDGSPYAQVQRAPRQTPPAPSPEPPPPPLLSVSSDSGHSSTLTTEPAAESPGRPPPTAAERQELERLLGGCGVASGGRGAGRETAILDDEDQPGAGGGPHLGIYSGHRPGLSRHCSCRQGYREPCGVPNGGYYRPEGTLERRRLAFGAYEGPPQGYAEPSVEKRRLCRSLSEGPYPYPSELGKPANGDFGYRPPGYREVVILEDPGLPPLCSCPACEEKLALPTAALYGLRLEREAGEGWASEAGKPLLHPVRPGHPLPLLVPACGHHHTPLPDYSCLKPPKAGEEGHEGCSYALCPEGRYGHPGYPALVTYGYGGAVPSYCPAYGRVPHSCGSPGEGRGYPSPRAHSPRAGSISPGSPPYPQSRKLSYEIPAEEGGDRYPLPGHLAPAGPLASAESPEPVSWREGPSGHSTLPRSPRDAQCSAASELSGPSTPLHTSSPVQGKESARRQDTRSPTLAPTQRLSPAEALPPVSQGGADKAPELPARSGPEPPAPGAFSLASPPSSPNDWPQERSPGGRSDSASPRGPVPNTLPGLRHAPWQGLRDPPDSPDGSPLTPVPTQMPWLVASPEPPQSSPTPAFPLAASYDINGAPQPPLPEKRHLLGPGQQPGPWGPEQVSPPARGASHHVTFAPLLPDNTPQPPEPPMQESQSNVKFVQDTSKFWYKPHLSRDQAITLLKDKDPGAFLIRDSHSFQGAYGLALKVATPPPSAQSWKGDPSEQLVRHFLIETGPKGVKIKGCPSEPYFGSLSALVSQHSISPLSLPCCLRIPSKDPLEEVPEAPVPSNMSTAADLLRQGAACSVLYLTSVETESLTGPQAVARASSAALSCSPRPTPAVVHFKVSAQGITLTDNQRKLFFRRHYPVNSITFSSTDPQDRRWTNSDGTTSKIFGFVAKKPGSPWENVCHLFAELDPDQPAGAIVTFITKVLLGQRK; this is encoded by the exons ATGAAGTCCAGCGGCCCGGTGGAGAGGCTGCTGAgagccctggggaggagggacagCAGCCGGGCCACCAGCAGG CCTAGGAAAGCTGAGCCGCATAGCTTCCGAGAGAAGGTCTTCCGGAAGAAACCACCCGTGTGTGCCGTGTGTAAGGCAGCCATTGATGGGACGGGCGTCTCATGCAGAG TCTGCAAGGTGGCAACACACAGAAAATGTGAAGCAAAG GTGACTTCGTCCTGTCAGGCTTTGCCTCCCGTGGAGCTG CGGAGAAACACCGCCCCTGTGAGGCGCATAGAGCACCTG GGATCCACCAAGTCTCTGAACCACTCAAAGCAGCGCAGCACTCTGCCCAG gagcTTCAGCCTGGACCCGCTCATGGAGCGCCGCTGGGACTTGGACCTCACCTACGTGACGGAGCGGATCCTGGCCGCCTCTTTCCCCGCGCGGCCTGACGAGCAGCGACACCGGGGCCACCTGCGCGAGCTGGCTCACGTGCTGCAATCCAAGCACCGTGACAAGTACCTG CTCTTCAACCTTTCAGAGAAAAGACATGACCTGACCCGCCTAAACCCGAAG GTCCAGGACTTTGGCTGGCCTGAGCTGCACGCACCCCCCCTAGACAAGCTGTGCTCCATTTGCAAAGCCATGGAGACCTGGCTCAGTGCTGACCCGCAGCACGTGGTCGTATTGTACTGCAAG GGGAGCAAGGGCAAGCTCGGGGTCATCGTCTCTGCCTACATGCACTACAGCAAGATCTCTGCAGG GGCAGACCAGGCACTGGCGACCCTTACCATGCGGAAGTTCTGTGAAGACAAGGTTGCCGCAGAATTGCAGCCCTCCCAGCGCCG GTATATCACCTACTTCAGCGGTCTGCTGTCCGGGTCCATCCGCATGAACAGCAGCCCTCTCTTCCTGCACCACGTGCTGGTGCCCGTGCTGCCAGCCTTTGAACCTGGTGCAG GATTCCAGCCCTTCCTCAAGATCTACCAGTCCATGCAGCTTGTTTACACATCAGGAATCTA TCACGTTGCAGGCCCTGGTCCCCAGCAGCTTTGTATCAGCCTGGAGCCAGCCCTCCTCCTCAAAGGCGATGTCATG GTAACATGCTATCACAAGGGTAGCCGGGGAACTGACCGGACCCTCGTATTCCGAGTCCAGTTCCACACATGCACCATCCATGGACCACGGCTCACCTTCTCCAAGGACCAGTTGGATGAGGCCTGGACCG AGGAGAGGTTCCCCTTCCAAGCCTCGGTGGAGTTCGTcttctcctccagcccagagAAGATCAAAG GTAACACCCCACGGAATGAGCCCTCCGTCTCTGTCGACTACAACACTGCAGAGCCCGCAGTGCGCTGGGACTCCTACGAGAACTTCAACTTGCACCATGAGGACAGTGCGGATG ACTCTGTCACCCACACCCGGGGGCCCCTGGATGGCAGTCCTTATGCCCAGGTGCAGCGAGCCCCCCGCCAGACCCCGCCGGCCCCGTCTCCggagccacccccacccccgctgctTTCTGTCAGCAGCGACTCTGGCCACTCCTCCACACTGACCACAGAGCCAGCTGCCGAGTCCCCTGGCCGGCCACCCCCGACGGCTGCCGAGCGGCAGGAGCTCGAGCGCCTGCTGGGAGGCTGTGGAGTGGCTAGTGGGGGCCGGGGAGCTGGGCGCGAGACGGCCATCCTTGATGACGAAGACCAGCCTGGTGCAGGCGGAGGCCCCCACCTCGGAATATATTCGGGACACAGGCCTGGCCTCAGCCGCCACTGCTCCTGCCGCCAGGGCTACCGGGAACCCTGCGGGGTCCCCAATGGAGGCTACTACCGGCCAGAGGGGACCCTGGAGAGGCGGCGGCTGGCTTTCGGAGCCTATGAGGGGCCCCCCCAGGGTTATGCTGAGCCCTCCGTGGAGAAGAGACGCCTCTGCCGCTCGCTGTCCGAGGGGCCGTACCCCTACCCGTCTGAGCTGGGGAAACCCGCCAATGGAGACTTTGGCTACCGCCCCCCAGGCTACCGGGAGGTGGTGATCCTGGAAGACCCGGGGCTGCCTCCGCTGTGCTCGTGCCCCGCCTGTGAGGAGAAGCTAGCACTGCCCACGGCAGCCCTCTATGGGCTGCGGCTggagagggaggctggagaggggtGGGCAAGTGAGGCTGGCAAGCCCCTCCTGCACCCAGTGCGACCCGGGCACCCGCTGCCCCTGCTGGTGCCTGCCTGTGGGCACCACCACACCCCGCTGCCTGACTACAGCTGCTTGAAGCCACCCAAGGCAGGCGAGGAAGGGCATGAGGGCTGCTCCTACGCCTTGTGCCCCGAGGGAAGGTATGGGCACCCAGGGTACCCTGCCCTGGTGACGTACGGCTATGGAGGAGCAGTTCCCAGTTACTGCCCAGCATATGGCCGGGTGCCACACAGCTGTGGGTCTCCAGGTGAGGGCAGAGGGTATCCCAGCCCTCGTGCCCACTCCCCCCGGGCTGGCTCCATTTCCCCGGGCAGCCCGCCCTACCCCCAGTCCAGGAAGCTGAGCTACGAGATCCctgcagaggagggaggggaccgGTATCCGCTGCCTGGGCACCTGGCCCCAGCAGGACCCTTGGCATCTGCAG AGTCGCCAGAGCCTGTGTCCTGGAGGGAGGGTCCCAGCGGGCACAGCACCCTGCCCCGGTCCCCGCGAGATGCCCAGTGCAGCGCTGCTTCCGAGCTGTCTGGTCCTTCCACGCCGCTGCACACCAGCAGCCCCGTCCAGGGCAAGGAGAG CGCCCGACGGCAGGACACCCGCTCCCCCACCTTGGCGCCCACTCAGAGACTGAGTCCTGCGGAGGCCTTGCCACCTGTTTCCCAGGGAGGCGCTGATAAGGCTCCAGAGCTGCCTGCAAGAAGTGGGCCTGAGCCTCCAGCCCCTGGCGCCTTCTCCCTAGCCTCCCCACCCAGCTCTCCCAACGACTGGCCTCAGGAGAGGAGCCCGGGGGGCCGCTCAGACAGCGCCAGTCCAAGGGGGCCTGTACCCAACACCCTGCCCGGCCTCCGTCACGCCCCCTGGCAGGGCCTGCGAGACCCCCCGGACAGCCCAGATGGGTCCCCCCTCACCCCTGTGCCTACTCAGATGCCCTGGCTTGTGGCCAGCCCAGAACCCCCTCAGAGCTCGCCCACACCTGCCTTTCCTCTGGCTGCATCGTACGACATCAACGGCGCCCCCCAGCCCCCTCTTCCTGAGAAACGCCACCTGCTGGGACCTGGGCAGCAGCCGGGACCCTGGGGCCCAGAGCAGGTGTCCCCACCAGCCAGAGGCGCTAGTCACCATGTCACTTTTGCACCTCTGCTCCCGGATAacaccccccagcccccag AGCCCCCGATGCAAGAGAGCCAGAGCAATGTCAAGTTTGTCCAGGACACATCCAAGTTCTGGTACAAGCCGCACCTGTCCCGTGACCAAG ccATCACCCTGCTGAAGGACAAAGACCCTGGGGCCTTCCTGATCAGGGACAGTCATTCATTCCAAGGAGCCTATGGGCTGGCTCTCAAGGTGGCCACGCCCCCTCCCAGCGCCCAGTCCTGGAAAG GGGACCCCTCAGAACAGCTGGTCCGTCATTTTCTCATTGAGACTGGGCCGAAAGGGGTGAAGATCAAGGGCTGTCCCAGCGAGCCCTACTTTG GCAGCCTGTCAGCCCTGGTCTCCCAGCACTCCATCTCCCCACTGTCCCTGCCCTGCTGCCTGCGCATTCCCAGCAAAG atcctctggaggaggtccCAGAGGCCCCAGTGCCCAGCAACATGAGTACAGCGGCAGACCTCCTGCGTCAAGGCGCCG CCTGCAGCGTGCTCTACCTGACCTCAGTGGAGACGGAGTCACTGACGGGCCCCCAAGCAGTGGCACGGGCCAGCTCCGCAGCTCTGAGCTGCAGCCCCCGCCCCACACCAGCCGTTGTCCACTTCAAGGTCTCAGCCCAGGGCATCACACTCACAGACAACCAAAGGAA GCTCTTCTTTCGCCGCCATTATCCAGTCAACAGCATCACCTTTTCCAGCACTGACCCTCAGGACCGGAG ATGGACCAACTCCGACGGGACCACCTCCAA GATCTTTGGTTTTGTGGCCAAGAAGCCGGGAAGCCCTTGGGAGAACGTGTGTCACCTCTTTGCAGAGCTTGACCCAGATCAGCCCGCAGGCGCCATTGTCACCTTCATCACCAAAGTTTTACTGGGCCAGAGGAAATGA
- the TNS2 gene encoding tensin-2 isoform X2: MKSSGPVERLLRALGRRDSSRATSRPRKAEPHSFREKVFRKKPPVCAVCKAAIDGTGVSCRVCKVATHRKCEAKVTSSCQALPPVELRRNTAPVRRIEHLGSTKSLNHSKQRSTLPRSFSLDPLMERRWDLDLTYVTERILAASFPARPDEQRHRGHLRELAHVLQSKHRDKYLLFNLSEKRHDLTRLNPKVQDFGWPELHAPPLDKLCSICKAMETWLSADPQHVVVLYCKGSKGKLGVIVSAYMHYSKISAGADQALATLTMRKFCEDKVAAELQPSQRRYITYFSGLLSGSIRMNSSPLFLHHVLVPVLPAFEPGAGFQPFLKIYQSMQLVYTSGIYHVAGPGPQQLCISLEPALLLKGDVMVTCYHKGSRGTDRTLVFRVQFHTCTIHGPRLTFSKDQLDEAWTEERFPFQASVEFVFSSSPEKIKGNTPRNEPSVSVDYNTAEPAVRWDSYENFNLHHEDSADDSVTHTRGPLDGSPYAQVQRAPRQTPPAPSPEPPPPPLLSVSSDSGHSSTLTTEPAAESPGRPPPTAAERQELERLLGGCGVASGGRGAGRETAILDDEDQPGAGGGPHLGIYSGHRPGLSRHCSCRQGYREPCGVPNGGYYRPEGTLERRRLAFGAYEGPPQGYAEPSVEKRRLCRSLSEGPYPYPSELGKPANGDFGYRPPGYREVVILEDPGLPPLCSCPACEEKLALPTAALYGLRLEREAGEGWASEAGKPLLHPVRPGHPLPLLVPACGHHHTPLPDYSCLKPPKAGEEGHEGCSYALCPEGRYGHPGYPALVTYGYGGAVPSYCPAYGRVPHSCGSPGEGRGYPSPRAHSPRAGSISPGSPPYPQSRKLSYEIPAEEGGDRYPLPGHLAPAGPLASAAPLPAESPEPVSWREGPSGHSTLPRSPRDAQCSAASELSGPSTPLHTSSPVQGKESARRQDTRSPTLAPTQRLSPAEALPPVSQGGADKAPELPARSGPEPPAPGAFSLASPPSSPNDWPQERSPGGRSDSASPRGPVPNTLPGLRHAPWQGLRDPPDSPDGSPLTPVPTQMPWLVASPEPPQSSPTPAFPLAASYDINGAPQPPLPEKRHLLGPGQQPGPWGPEQVSPPARGASHHVTFAPLLPDNTPQPPEPPMQESQSNVKFVQDTSKFWYKPHLSRDQAITLLKDKDPGAFLIRDSHSFQGAYGLALKVATPPPSAQSWKGDPSEQLVRHFLIETGPKGVKIKGCPSEPYFGSLSALVSQHSISPLSLPCCLRIPSKDPLEEVPEAPVPSNMSTAADLLRQGAACSVLYLTSVETESLTGPQAVARASSAALSCSPRPTPAVVHFKVSAQGITLTDNQRKLFFRRHYPVNSITFSSTDPQDRRWTNSDGTTSKIFGFVAKKPGSPWENVCHLFAELDPDQPAGAIVTFITKVLLGQRK, translated from the exons ATGAAGTCCAGCGGCCCGGTGGAGAGGCTGCTGAgagccctggggaggagggacagCAGCCGGGCCACCAGCAGG CCTAGGAAAGCTGAGCCGCATAGCTTCCGAGAGAAGGTCTTCCGGAAGAAACCACCCGTGTGTGCCGTGTGTAAGGCAGCCATTGATGGGACGGGCGTCTCATGCAGAG TCTGCAAGGTGGCAACACACAGAAAATGTGAAGCAAAG GTGACTTCGTCCTGTCAGGCTTTGCCTCCCGTGGAGCTG CGGAGAAACACCGCCCCTGTGAGGCGCATAGAGCACCTG GGATCCACCAAGTCTCTGAACCACTCAAAGCAGCGCAGCACTCTGCCCAG gagcTTCAGCCTGGACCCGCTCATGGAGCGCCGCTGGGACTTGGACCTCACCTACGTGACGGAGCGGATCCTGGCCGCCTCTTTCCCCGCGCGGCCTGACGAGCAGCGACACCGGGGCCACCTGCGCGAGCTGGCTCACGTGCTGCAATCCAAGCACCGTGACAAGTACCTG CTCTTCAACCTTTCAGAGAAAAGACATGACCTGACCCGCCTAAACCCGAAG GTCCAGGACTTTGGCTGGCCTGAGCTGCACGCACCCCCCCTAGACAAGCTGTGCTCCATTTGCAAAGCCATGGAGACCTGGCTCAGTGCTGACCCGCAGCACGTGGTCGTATTGTACTGCAAG GGGAGCAAGGGCAAGCTCGGGGTCATCGTCTCTGCCTACATGCACTACAGCAAGATCTCTGCAGG GGCAGACCAGGCACTGGCGACCCTTACCATGCGGAAGTTCTGTGAAGACAAGGTTGCCGCAGAATTGCAGCCCTCCCAGCGCCG GTATATCACCTACTTCAGCGGTCTGCTGTCCGGGTCCATCCGCATGAACAGCAGCCCTCTCTTCCTGCACCACGTGCTGGTGCCCGTGCTGCCAGCCTTTGAACCTGGTGCAG GATTCCAGCCCTTCCTCAAGATCTACCAGTCCATGCAGCTTGTTTACACATCAGGAATCTA TCACGTTGCAGGCCCTGGTCCCCAGCAGCTTTGTATCAGCCTGGAGCCAGCCCTCCTCCTCAAAGGCGATGTCATG GTAACATGCTATCACAAGGGTAGCCGGGGAACTGACCGGACCCTCGTATTCCGAGTCCAGTTCCACACATGCACCATCCATGGACCACGGCTCACCTTCTCCAAGGACCAGTTGGATGAGGCCTGGACCG AGGAGAGGTTCCCCTTCCAAGCCTCGGTGGAGTTCGTcttctcctccagcccagagAAGATCAAAG GTAACACCCCACGGAATGAGCCCTCCGTCTCTGTCGACTACAACACTGCAGAGCCCGCAGTGCGCTGGGACTCCTACGAGAACTTCAACTTGCACCATGAGGACAGTGCGGATG ACTCTGTCACCCACACCCGGGGGCCCCTGGATGGCAGTCCTTATGCCCAGGTGCAGCGAGCCCCCCGCCAGACCCCGCCGGCCCCGTCTCCggagccacccccacccccgctgctTTCTGTCAGCAGCGACTCTGGCCACTCCTCCACACTGACCACAGAGCCAGCTGCCGAGTCCCCTGGCCGGCCACCCCCGACGGCTGCCGAGCGGCAGGAGCTCGAGCGCCTGCTGGGAGGCTGTGGAGTGGCTAGTGGGGGCCGGGGAGCTGGGCGCGAGACGGCCATCCTTGATGACGAAGACCAGCCTGGTGCAGGCGGAGGCCCCCACCTCGGAATATATTCGGGACACAGGCCTGGCCTCAGCCGCCACTGCTCCTGCCGCCAGGGCTACCGGGAACCCTGCGGGGTCCCCAATGGAGGCTACTACCGGCCAGAGGGGACCCTGGAGAGGCGGCGGCTGGCTTTCGGAGCCTATGAGGGGCCCCCCCAGGGTTATGCTGAGCCCTCCGTGGAGAAGAGACGCCTCTGCCGCTCGCTGTCCGAGGGGCCGTACCCCTACCCGTCTGAGCTGGGGAAACCCGCCAATGGAGACTTTGGCTACCGCCCCCCAGGCTACCGGGAGGTGGTGATCCTGGAAGACCCGGGGCTGCCTCCGCTGTGCTCGTGCCCCGCCTGTGAGGAGAAGCTAGCACTGCCCACGGCAGCCCTCTATGGGCTGCGGCTggagagggaggctggagaggggtGGGCAAGTGAGGCTGGCAAGCCCCTCCTGCACCCAGTGCGACCCGGGCACCCGCTGCCCCTGCTGGTGCCTGCCTGTGGGCACCACCACACCCCGCTGCCTGACTACAGCTGCTTGAAGCCACCCAAGGCAGGCGAGGAAGGGCATGAGGGCTGCTCCTACGCCTTGTGCCCCGAGGGAAGGTATGGGCACCCAGGGTACCCTGCCCTGGTGACGTACGGCTATGGAGGAGCAGTTCCCAGTTACTGCCCAGCATATGGCCGGGTGCCACACAGCTGTGGGTCTCCAGGTGAGGGCAGAGGGTATCCCAGCCCTCGTGCCCACTCCCCCCGGGCTGGCTCCATTTCCCCGGGCAGCCCGCCCTACCCCCAGTCCAGGAAGCTGAGCTACGAGATCCctgcagaggagggaggggaccgGTATCCGCTGCCTGGGCACCTGGCCCCAGCAGGACCCTTGGCATCTGCAG CTCCTCTCCCTGCAGAGTCGCCAGAGCCTGTGTCCTGGAGGGAGGGTCCCAGCGGGCACAGCACCCTGCCCCGGTCCCCGCGAGATGCCCAGTGCAGCGCTGCTTCCGAGCTGTCTGGTCCTTCCACGCCGCTGCACACCAGCAGCCCCGTCCAGGGCAAGGAGAG CGCCCGACGGCAGGACACCCGCTCCCCCACCTTGGCGCCCACTCAGAGACTGAGTCCTGCGGAGGCCTTGCCACCTGTTTCCCAGGGAGGCGCTGATAAGGCTCCAGAGCTGCCTGCAAGAAGTGGGCCTGAGCCTCCAGCCCCTGGCGCCTTCTCCCTAGCCTCCCCACCCAGCTCTCCCAACGACTGGCCTCAGGAGAGGAGCCCGGGGGGCCGCTCAGACAGCGCCAGTCCAAGGGGGCCTGTACCCAACACCCTGCCCGGCCTCCGTCACGCCCCCTGGCAGGGCCTGCGAGACCCCCCGGACAGCCCAGATGGGTCCCCCCTCACCCCTGTGCCTACTCAGATGCCCTGGCTTGTGGCCAGCCCAGAACCCCCTCAGAGCTCGCCCACACCTGCCTTTCCTCTGGCTGCATCGTACGACATCAACGGCGCCCCCCAGCCCCCTCTTCCTGAGAAACGCCACCTGCTGGGACCTGGGCAGCAGCCGGGACCCTGGGGCCCAGAGCAGGTGTCCCCACCAGCCAGAGGCGCTAGTCACCATGTCACTTTTGCACCTCTGCTCCCGGATAacaccccccagcccccag AGCCCCCGATGCAAGAGAGCCAGAGCAATGTCAAGTTTGTCCAGGACACATCCAAGTTCTGGTACAAGCCGCACCTGTCCCGTGACCAAG ccATCACCCTGCTGAAGGACAAAGACCCTGGGGCCTTCCTGATCAGGGACAGTCATTCATTCCAAGGAGCCTATGGGCTGGCTCTCAAGGTGGCCACGCCCCCTCCCAGCGCCCAGTCCTGGAAAG GGGACCCCTCAGAACAGCTGGTCCGTCATTTTCTCATTGAGACTGGGCCGAAAGGGGTGAAGATCAAGGGCTGTCCCAGCGAGCCCTACTTTG GCAGCCTGTCAGCCCTGGTCTCCCAGCACTCCATCTCCCCACTGTCCCTGCCCTGCTGCCTGCGCATTCCCAGCAAAG atcctctggaggaggtccCAGAGGCCCCAGTGCCCAGCAACATGAGTACAGCGGCAGACCTCCTGCGTCAAGGCGCCG CCTGCAGCGTGCTCTACCTGACCTCAGTGGAGACGGAGTCACTGACGGGCCCCCAAGCAGTGGCACGGGCCAGCTCCGCAGCTCTGAGCTGCAGCCCCCGCCCCACACCAGCCGTTGTCCACTTCAAGGTCTCAGCCCAGGGCATCACACTCACAGACAACCAAAGGAA GCTCTTCTTTCGCCGCCATTATCCAGTCAACAGCATCACCTTTTCCAGCACTGACCCTCAGGACCGGAG ATGGACCAACTCCGACGGGACCACCTCCAA GATCTTTGGTTTTGTGGCCAAGAAGCCGGGAAGCCCTTGGGAGAACGTGTGTCACCTCTTTGCAGAGCTTGACCCAGATCAGCCCGCAGGCGCCATTGTCACCTTCATCACCAAAGTTTTACTGGGCCAGAGGAAATGA